In Canis lupus dingo isolate Sandy chromosome 1, ASM325472v2, whole genome shotgun sequence, a single genomic region encodes these proteins:
- the LOC118351473 gene encoding mitochondrial import inner membrane translocase subunit Tim23-like, which produces MESSQGSGNKTTGGLAGFFGAGGAGLWHTDLARVPLTGMNPLSPYLNVDPRYLVQDTDEFILPTGANKTWGRFELAFFTMGGCCMAGAAFGTMNCLRLGLKETQNMSWSKPRNVQILNMVTRQGALWANTLGFLALLYSAFGVIIEKTRGAEDDLNTVAAGTMTGMLYKCTGGLQGVARGGLAGLTLTSLYALCNNWEYMKGSLLQQSL; this is translated from the coding sequence ATGGAGAGCAGCCAGGGAAGCGGGAACAAAACCACCGGGGGCTTGGCTGGCTTCTTCGGAGCCGGCGGGGCAGGACTCTGGCACACGGATTTGGCCAGAGTCCCGCTGACTGGTATGAACCCTCTGTCTCCTTATTTAAATGTGGATCCACGATACCTGGTACAGGATACTGATGAGTTTATTTTACCCACTGGAGCTAATAAAACCTGGGGCAGATTTGAACTGGCCTTCTTTACCATGGGAGGATGTTGTATGGCAGGGGCTGCATTTGGAACAATGAACTGTCTACGGCTAGGATTGAAGGAAACCCAGAACATGTCCTGGTCCAAACCAAGAAATGTACAGATTTTGAACATGGTGACTAGGCAAGGGGCACTTTGGGCTAATACTCTGGGTTTTCTAGCTTTGCTTTATAGTGCATTTGGTGTCATCATTGAGAAAACACGAGGTGCAGAAGATGACCTTAACACAGTAGCAGCTGGAACCATGACAGGCATGTTGTATAAATGTACAGGTGGTCTACAAGGGGTAGCACGAGGTGGGCTAGCAGGACTAACGCTTACCAGCCTCTATGCACTATGTAACAACTGGGAGTACATGAAAGGCTCCTTACTCCAACAGTCACTCTGA